ATGGTTGGAACGCGCTCATTATGGTTTCTGGATAAGGCTGTACCTATACCATAACCCCGGTGCGCCAGGGGCGCTTGTCCAGCGGTTGTACAGGTCTTGGGCCCCCCGATGTCATCAAACTGTGATCAGACTGTCACAGAGTCGTCATGTTGCCTTACTACTATTCAGTGGCTTTCCTTTCCCCTAACTAGAAACAGGAACCACTTCCGTGAACAAGCCGACCGATTTCGCCCGCATCCCTGCCGACCATGACGACATCGATTCGAACGCCTCGTCGAACGAACACTTCAGCGACGTCCTCCAGAAACGCCTGAGCCGCCGCAGCATGCTGCGCGGCGGCGCCGCGACGGCTGCGACCGCCCTGCTCGGCAGCTTCGGCCTGGCCGGCTGCGGCGGTTCGGACGACGATCCTGTCACCCCACCGACCACCCCGCCGCCGACCGGCACCAATCCGCCGCCGCCGGTCGAGAAGCTGCTCGCCTTCACCGCCGTCGGCAAGAGCCTGGCCGATACCGTGGTGGTCCCGGCCGGCTATACCGCGACCGTCCTGTACGCGCTGGGCGACCCGATCAGCAACACCACCGCAGCCTACAAGAACGACGGCACCGATACCGATTTCGAGAACCGCGCCGGCGACCACCACGACGGCATGGAATTCTTCTCGCTGTCCGACACCGGCGGCGTCTCGACCACCGGCGCCACCCGCGGCCTGCTGGCGATGAACCACGAAGCCACCACCAACGAAGGCCTGCCGTCGTACTTCGTGCACGCCAACGGCGGCACCAACTCGCTGCCGCGCCCGGCCCTCGAGGTCGATAAAGAGATGGCGCTGCACGGCCTGTCGATCGTCGAAGTCCGCACCAACAACGGCAAGTGGGAATACCTGCAGAACTCGAACTTCAACCGCCGCGTGCACCAGCAGACCGAAGTCCAGATCTCGGGCCCGGTGCGCGGCAACGCCCTGGTCAAGACCAAGTATTCGCCGGACGGCACCAAGTTCCGCGGCACCATCAACAACTGCGGCACCGGCCGCACCCCGTGGAACACCTATCTGTCGGGCGAGGAAAACTGGGCCGGCTACTTCACCCGTTCGAGCACCGACAATGCCGCGCGCGGCGACAAGAGCGTGGCCTCGCTCAACCGCTACGGCCTGTCGCAGGGCGCGGCGTCGCGCCACGGCTGGGAAACCGGCGGCGCGGACGACAAGTACCAGCGCTGGAACATCAGCAAGATCGGCACCTCGCTTGATGGCACCGACGACTACCGCAATGAACTGAACGGCGAAGGCTACATCATCGAGATGGACGCCTACGACAAGACCCGTCCGCTCAAGAAGCGCACCGCGCTGGGCCGCTTCGCCCACGAAAGCGCCTCGTTCGGCCGCCTGACCGCCGGCCAGCCGCTGGCCGTCTACATGGGCGACGACTCGCGCGGCGAGTACATCTATAAATTCGTGTCGACCGCCCCGTGGAACCCGGCAGACGCCGTTGCCGCCGACCGCATCGCCACCGGCGACAAATACCTCGACAGTGGCAAGCTGTACGTGGCCAGGTTCAACGCCGACGGCAAGGGCCAGTGGATCGAGCTGTCGCTGTCCAACGCCGCCATCGCGGCCTACGCCAACTACAAGTTCGCCGACCAGGCCGACGTGCTGGTCAACGCCCGCCTGGCCGCCGACGCCGTCGGCGCGACCAAGATGGACCGTCCGGAATGGTGCGCGGTGAACCCGGCCAACGGCGAGATCTACTACACGCTGACCAACAACAGCAACCGCCGCGTCGAGCCGAGCAGCTCGAGCCAGGTCGCGCCGGACGCCGCCAACCCGCGTTCGTACACCGACATGAAGGGTTCCACCGCCCAACTGGGCAACTCGAACGGTCATATCATCCGCGTGCGTGAAGATGCCGCCGGTTCGACCGCGACCACCTTCGCCTGGGACGTCTACCTGTTCGGCGCCGAAGCGGCCGCCGATGCCGGCCGCATCAACCTGTCGGGCCTGACCAACGACCAGGACTTCTCGAGCCCGGACGGCCTGGCATTCAGCCAGTCGACCGGCATCTGCTGGTTCCAGACCGACGATGGCGCCTACACCGACGTCACCAACTGCATGATGGTGGCCGGCCTGCCGGGCAAGGTGGGCGACGGCAAGAAGGTCACCCTGAGCTATCCGAAGACCGATGGCTCGACCCTGAACGTCGACACCTTCGTGGGCAAGGCCGCCAGCGCCGACACGCTCAAGCGCTTCCTGGTCGGACCGGTCGGCTGCGAACTGACCGGCATCACCGAGACCCCGGACGGCAAGGCGCTGTTCGTCAACATCCAGCACCCGGGCGAGACCACCGCCGCCGCGAACATCGGCGACGCGACCAAGTACACCAGCCAGTGGCCGGCGAATGCGGGCTACGGCGCCGGCAAGCGTCCACGCTCGGCGACCCTGGTCATCACGAAAAACGACGGCGGCCGTATCGGTTCGTAACAAGGTAACGTCGTCCTGGCCGTGAGGCCCGAGCGGGCCGGTTGCGCGAGCAGCCGGCCCGCTCCTTTTATGGCGCGCAAGACGGATGACGGCCGGACGTGTCAGCATCGAACGGATCGTCCACACACGGGAGCCTGCCATGCCAGCCTTGCCACTCGCGACCTACCTGCGCCTGGCGCGCGCCAGCGCCATCTACGACGTGGTGCAGATCCTGCCCTTCGCCACGCCCTGGACCTTCGCCCTGCTGATCGACGGCCTGTCGATCGTGAACGTGTGGCTGGGCGGCGCGCCGCTGCCGCCGTTCGCACCGCTGCACCTGCTGCTGTCGACGCTCCTTGGCACCCTGGTGCTGCTGTGGTGCGCCGTGCGCCTGAAGGAACCCAGCCTGCGCCTGGGCCGCTTCGATGGCGCCGGCCGCCTGCTGTTCGCGTCCTGGATCGCCTGGGCGATGCTGGAGGCCGACCTGCCGGTGCTGTGGCTGTTCCTCGTCCCCGAACTGTTCTGGGGCGTGGCGCAGTGGTGGCCGGTCGCTCAGGCCAGCGGCAGCAGCACGCCGCGCGCCGCCTTCACCAGCGCCGCCCCCATGCGCTCCAGCCGCGGCGGCTGAATGCGCCACGCGTGCCAGTACAGCGGCACGTCCTGGCACAGGGCCGGGGCCAGGTCCACCAGTTCGCCATTCGCGAGGAAGGCGCCGCACTGCTCCTCGGGCAGCATGCCGTAGCCCATGCCGTGCCGCACCGCGTGCACGAAGGGATCGCTGGCCGGCACATAGTGAAAAGGATAGGCGCCGTCGGGCAGGCCGAAGTGGGTGAGCAGGAACGACGACTGCATCGCGTCCTTGCGGTCGAACACCATCAATGGCGCGCGCTGGGCCGCGGCGCGCGTCATCCCGTCCGGGAACCAGCGCCGGGCGAAGGCGGGCGAAGCCACCATCCGGTAGCGCATCACGCCGAGCGGGCTGGCGCTGCAGCCGCGCATCGGTTCCGTCTCGCCCGAGATGCAGGCCACGGCGTGGCCGCCTTCGAGCAGCGCGAAGGTATGGCCCTGGTTGTCGAGGACGAATTCAACCAGCAGGCCTTCCGCATCCAGGATCGGCGCCAGCACCGGCAG
This portion of the Telluria beijingensis genome encodes:
- a CDS encoding PhoX family protein translates to MNKPTDFARIPADHDDIDSNASSNEHFSDVLQKRLSRRSMLRGGAATAATALLGSFGLAGCGGSDDDPVTPPTTPPPTGTNPPPPVEKLLAFTAVGKSLADTVVVPAGYTATVLYALGDPISNTTAAYKNDGTDTDFENRAGDHHDGMEFFSLSDTGGVSTTGATRGLLAMNHEATTNEGLPSYFVHANGGTNSLPRPALEVDKEMALHGLSIVEVRTNNGKWEYLQNSNFNRRVHQQTEVQISGPVRGNALVKTKYSPDGTKFRGTINNCGTGRTPWNTYLSGEENWAGYFTRSSTDNAARGDKSVASLNRYGLSQGAASRHGWETGGADDKYQRWNISKIGTSLDGTDDYRNELNGEGYIIEMDAYDKTRPLKKRTALGRFAHESASFGRLTAGQPLAVYMGDDSRGEYIYKFVSTAPWNPADAVAADRIATGDKYLDSGKLYVARFNADGKGQWIELSLSNAAIAAYANYKFADQADVLVNARLAADAVGATKMDRPEWCAVNPANGEIYYTLTNNSNRRVEPSSSSQVAPDAANPRSYTDMKGSTAQLGNSNGHIIRVREDAAGSTATTFAWDVYLFGAEAAADAGRINLSGLTNDQDFSSPDGLAFSQSTGICWFQTDDGAYTDVTNCMMVAGLPGKVGDGKKVTLSYPKTDGSTLNVDTFVGKAASADTLKRFLVGPVGCELTGITETPDGKALFVNIQHPGETTAAANIGDATKYTSQWPANAGYGAGKRPRSATLVITKNDGGRIGS
- a CDS encoding LysR family transcriptional regulator ArgP is translated as MTLDPRRSAAFLAAIDCGSLEAAAVQLKVTPSAISQRIAALEQDLGTPLLVRSRPCRPTTAGSRLLQYLRRSTLLESEFLAAMKDDPGPARVTLAVNNDTLATWLLPVLAPILDAEGLLVEFVLDNQGHTFALLEGGHAVACISGETEPMRGCSASPLGVMRYRMVASPAFARRWFPDGMTRAAAQRAPLMVFDRKDAMQSSFLLTHFGLPDGAYPFHYVPASDPFVHAVRHGMGYGMLPEEQCGAFLANGELVDLAPALCQDVPLYWHAWRIQPPRLERMGAALVKAARGVLLPLA